DNA sequence from the Bacteroidota bacterium genome:
GTCAGCTTTGGGCTAATCGGATTGTTATTTGTCTTATATCCGCCTATTATTTTATTATTCACCAGAGTGAAACTTAAAACCATTTTTCGGGCTCTTTTACCTACTCAAATGGTTGCGTTCTCTACAAGTTCAAGTAATGCAACATTGCCAATTAATATGCGACAATGTACAAATGAATTGGGTGTATCGGGAAGTGTTGCGAATTTTGTTCTACCCATAGGAGCAACGATTAATATGAATGGAGTAACATTTTATCAGGCGATTGCTGCTGTTTTTATCGCGCAGGTATTTGGTATGGACTTAACGATAATACAGCAATTGACCATTGTTCTTACTGCAACACTAGCTGCCATAGGCACTCCAGGTGTTCCCGGTGGTGGAATCATCATGATGGTTATTGTTTTGGATGCAGCTGGAATTCCTCCCGAAGGGCTTGCCTTAATTCTTGGTATAGACAGACCTTTAGATATGATTCGAACTGCGGTAAATGTGACCGGTGATGCTATTGCCGCCGTTGTTATTGCTCATAGTGAAAAAGAGTTGGATTATTCTATTCAGAAATGATATTAATATTAATACTGTGTATTTTTTAAATGATCAAATTGATGTTCGTTATTTTAAATTAATGTTTTCATGTTAATAAGAATAAAATTAATAATATATAAATTTATCTATTTTATTTGCTTTTATGTATAATTTATTATATATTTACAAGATAAAAGCGCGTATATTCTATCAAAAAACAATATTTATAATAGCCAAATTAGTTTAAAAAATTTACTAAAAGATTGAATGATAAATAAATAACAATATTAAAATTGAAAGAAATGTTTGACAATCAAAAATCACTTAAATCAAGGAGTTCTCGAATAAGACACTCCGGATTACTGGGAATCTTTCTAGCGGTCAGTCTTATTGCTACAATTTCATTAGATGAAGTTAAGGCGCAAGAAGCCGCACAAATTTCGCATGGCCCAATGCTAGGACATCTTGGTGCTCATGAGATTGGTGTTTGGGCACGCACGTTTAAACCTGGAACTTTTTGGGTTCGGTACGGGCTTTCACCAGATAAGATGGACTATTTATCGGATGGGGCAACCACAACTATTGAGCACGACAATACCGGTTGGGTTCTGATTAAAAATTTGAAGGCAGATACTAAGTATTACTATGCATTAACAGTAAAAGGCGGAACTGCCACTATGCTTAATCGTACCGGATCGTTCCGAACCCTGCCCGACACAGAAGAAATGAAAGATCCTAAGGTAAATCCGGAAGGATTGTTCAATTTCAGTTTTGAATACGCCTGCGGAAACAGTCAGGGCAGCAATGGATTTGGCCCTAGTCTTCCAACCTTCCGGACCATGTTAGACAAGATAAGCAACAAGATTAATTTTGCCATTCTCAATGGTGATTGGTTGTACGAGGCTGAACGAGAATATCCTGCAGAAAGTTGGTTAAAACAAGTTGGACTTACAAAGGAACAAACTCCAAGGGTTGTTGATCTTGCTCCAAAAATAGTCGGTGTATGGGAAAATTACAAATCATATCTCGACAGAGGTTATAATCTTGCAGAGTGGCACCGTGTCGTTCCTTCATTTTATACGATTGATGACCATGAAATTTTTGACAATACTTATGGAGCCGGACAAATAGGACGTGTAGACCACAAGGCAGTGTACCGTGATATAGGGGTTCAGGCATGGCATGATTATCTGGCATGGAGTAATCCAACTGAATTCACTCAAGGTATTACCTTCGGCAGGGCAAAACTCAAAGCCGGTAGTGATATTTTAATTGATACAGAAACAGACTTCACAAAACTCGATCTCAGTCAGGCCGCTACCCTCCAGGTATTTTGGGGTGGACCCTATGATGGAATCCGAAACATTCCCAAAGGAACCCAACCCGGAAACCCCAATAGTGGGGTTTATCAGATCATTGAAGTAATAGATGCACATAAAATCCGTGTTTATCCATCTGCAAAAAAGAATGGCAATCCTGTGTATTCTATCGGACGAAGATCTTATGGTAAAATGAGGGTAAGTAATTCTGATATCTTTTTACTTGATGTCCGCTCTCACCAGGACATGCATGATACGAGTGACCCCTATAAAAAAGGAATCTCAATAATGGGCAAAGAACAAAAAGCCTGGTTAAAGTCAGAAATGCTGAAAAGCGATGCTGAGTTTTTCTTTGTCGTTTCATCGGTTAATTTTAGTATTCCTCACGAGGGAGGAACTGGCGGAAGCACAGCAGATCAGATAGCTACAGGGCAAATTGGCAGGGATGATGCATGGACCAGTTATGTAGAAGAGCGAACAGAAATGATCGATTTTTGGGAATCACTGGGTAAACCTGTATTTGTCCTTACCGGTGATTTACACAACAGTTTTGCAGTAAAGATGACTAATAATGTTTGGGAATTTGCTTCAGGACCGCACAACTCACGCAATCATGCTCTTGGGGCAGAAGGTAATCGTCCTGTGAATGGAATATATAATTCAAGGGGAAGTGAAGTTGATATTCGTTGGTCAACAGCTATTCTAAATGATGTACCTGGTGCGTTAAGGTATATTCCTAATTATTGTGTGGTTCAGGTTAATAACGTTTTTAATAATCCTGTAGAGGAAGGCAAGGACAGATGGATACCATTTCCAAGGCCTCACGTTATTTTCCAGTATTACAACGGCTTAACCGGTGATTTAATGTATGCTGAAACCATTCAGGCAATAACCAAATAGCAGGATTATACTTTTTTAACTGATTATAAAATGGTTTAAAGAATTTATTACTTGAAAATACAAATTCATTGCCTATGGAAAATAACGACTAATTTATGGTTTTTGAAATCTACGATCGTAAAGCATAAATAAAAGCTACAACTTAATTAAAACATTATCAAATTAATATTTTTTTTATGAAACGAAAATTAACAATTTTTTTAATCTTTTTTCTCGGGATGCAAATAGCATATGCTCAAGGAAAAGTTGTAACCGGTACGGTTACAAGTGCTGAGGATGGAACAACCATCCCAGGAGTAACGATAATGGTTACTGGTACAACAACAGGTGTGACAACTGACGTGAATGGTAAATACCAAATAACTTTACCAAATAATAATGCAGTACTCAAATTTTCATTTATTGGCTTCAAAAGTCAATCAATAACTGTTGGTCAGGCTTCAACCATAAATGTAACTTTAGAGCTCGACCTTGTGGGCCTCGAAGAGGTTGTGGTTATTGGTTACGGTACTTCCACAAAAGAAGCACTTACTGGTGCTGTTCAAGTGGTTGGAAGTGAAAAGTTATCAATGCTTCCTGCAGCCACACTTGAAAATGCCCTGCAAGGAGGAGTTACAGGTCTTATGATGAACAATGCTGATGGACAGCCTGGTGCAGGAGCCGAAATCCGTATCAGAGGTATTGGGTCCATCAATGCATCCAGTGAGCCATTATATGTTATCGATGGGATTCCAGTACAATCTGGCTCTCCTTCACCAACTGATTTTTCTAATGAGGGGAAAAGCTCTAATATTATGTCAACCATGAACCCGAACGATATCGAAAGTATTTCTGTATTGAAAGATGCATCGGCAACAGCCATTTATGGTTCACGTGGTGCCAATGGTGTAATTCTTATTACAACTAAAGGCGGTAAAGCAGGTAAAACTAAAATTAATTTCAGTGCTTCAACCGGTTTCTCCGATAATGCGTACAATAATTTGCAGGAGCCTCTTAATGCAGCCCAATACAAAGAATTATTCATTGAAGGATATACAAACAGGGGCGAATCGGCTGCTACAGCTACTGCACGTTTCGACGATTGGTTTCCTGAGGCAGCTACTACAAATACAAACTGGATTGACGAAATTTATCGAACCGGTAAAACAAAACAATATAACGTTGATGTAAGTGGCGGAGCTAATGGAATAACCTATTTTGCTTCTATCGGATATTATGACCAGGAAGGTGTTGTGGTCGGAACTGATTTTGAACGATTTTCATCGCGATTAAATATTGTTGCTAAATTGACCGATAAATTGACCATTACTAATAATATTAATCTTGGACGAACAATGGCTCATGGAGTCGATGATAAAACATCATGGACTAATCCAATGCACGTAGGATATTTTACTCCCCCACAAATTCCGGTTTATGATGAATATGGAAGATTCTATGGTGATCATTTAGTTTTAGGAATGAACGGCAGCAACCCTTTAGGTGTTTTATTGGAAGATGAGCGATGGCAAAAACAAACGCGTATCACGGACAACCTCACGGCAAGTTATAAAATCCGTGAAGATTTAGTTTTTAAATCCGCCTGGAGTTTTGACATGGTTGGAGTTAACGAATTCCAATATCAGAATCCGAGATATGGGGATGCCCGACTTGTGGGTGGTAGTGGAGATGAGGGAACTCAGAATACCCTTAACTGGATTGGAACCCAAACCTTGAATTACAATAAACTTTTTGGACAAGATCACAGCTTCGATGCGTTGTTAGGTTATGAAGCACAAAAATATGAAAGTAGATCGATCAGGGCCAGAGCTGAAGGTTATCCAAATGCAACGCTCAGAACACTAGCCAATGCTGCAAATCCAATGGTGGCAACTAGTTCAGGAACATCTTATGCTTTTGCTTCTATGTTCTCCAGATTTTCTTATAATTATGCCGGAAAATATTATGCAACTGCAAGTTTCCGTCGTGATGGTTCTTCACGTTTTGGTCAGAACTCTCGCTGGGGTAACTTCTGGTCTCTTGGAACATCCTGGCGAGTTACCCAAGAGGATTTTATGAAAGATATCAAATGGATAAATAATTTGAAATTGAGAGTATCTTATGGTATAACCGGTAATGCAAGCATTGGTAATTTCGATGCAGTTGCTTTATATGGTTTTGGTAACGACTATGATGGCATTGCAGGTTCAGCACCTTCTAACATCGGCAATCCTTATCTTACCTGGGAAGGCCAAAGTACTTTGGATATTGGTATAGACTTATTTGTATTTGATCGGGTTAGTGCAACCGTTAATTATTTCCACAGAAAAAACAATGATCTGTTATTAGATCGACCATTATCTGAAACTACTGGTTTTAATGGTAATCTGCAAAATGTTGGAGATATGTTGAACAGAGGTTTTGAGATCGAGGCTAATGCCCAAATCGTTAAATCAGCTGATTTTAACTGGGATTTAGGGTTTAATATTACTTTAATGAAAAATGAGGTAACCAGACTTGATGAACCAATTATTGATGGTGCTCAAAATCATACAGAAGGACGTGATTACTATGAATTTTATATGTGGCACTGGGCCGGTGTAAATCCTGCAAACGGTCAAGCTCAGTGGTATAAAGATGAAACCATGACCACAATTACAGAAAAGGTAAAAGATGCTGTACCATTCTTTACCGGTAAATCAGCATTGCCAAGTGCTTATGGAGGGGTTAATACCAATTTAAGTTATAAAGGTTTCAGTTTAAGTGCACAGATTGTATTTGTTTGGGATAAATGGGTATATAATAACCAATCCAAAGGTATTGAAAGTGATGGAGCCCGTGCTCCCAGAAGCACAAATTTGTACGCATTTGAAAACCGATGGACTACACCCGGGCAGGAAGCCCTTGTTCCGAAATTTGTATGGGGAAACTCATCCAAGAGTAATCAAACAAACAGTACCCGTTACTTATATGATGCAACATATATTCGCTTAAGAGATCTTACTTTAGCATATACCTTTAATAAATCAATTACTGAAAAGCTTGATATTTCTTCATTAAGGGTATTCGTACAAGCAAATAACTATTTTACCTGGGTCAGATCAAAACATTATCAATATGATCCTGAATCAGATACTAATGGTATTGTTAATGGTACTGTGCCAAAAACCAAATCCATTACTTTGGGTGTAAATGTGGGATTTTAATCAATCGTTTGTAGAAATGTTAAAATAAACAATTATGAAAAAACTTATAAATAAAATATCAGGAAAGTCTCCGCTGATAGCAATATTGGTTGTGTTTTTCACGGTATCATGTTCAAAAGATTTTCTGGAGTTACAGCCGGAACAAGCAGTTTCAATGAGTCAGGCTTTGAAAACTAACGCTGATTTTAATGCCGCTATTACAGGATGTTATGATGGATTGCAAAGCGGAAACTATTATGGTAAATTCTTTATTATGACTCCCGATGTTATGAGTGATGATGCCAAAGGAGGTGCTCTTGTTAACAGGGCTTCTGATTGGCATTCATACCAAGGATCATCTACCGATCGAAGTAACTTGGCTGAGAATATCTGGTCAATTGGTTATAGGGTTATTGATCGTGCTAACAGAATTTTGGAATCAGGAACTGATCTGAATATTAATGAAATTAAAGGTCAGGCCTATGCTTTTAGAGCACTTGCTCATTTTGATTTAGTTCGTATATATGCACAGCATTATACTTTTACCGCAGATGCATCACATTTGGGTGTGCCAATTGTTACAACAGTTGATCCATTAGCAAAACCTGCGCGTAATACGGTCAAAGAAGTTTATGATCAGGTAATTGCCGATTTTAATTCATCACTTCAATTGATCAATGACAATAAAAACTCTTTTTACTTTTCAAAAAATGTTGTAAAAGCCTTATTGTCAAGAGTATATCTTTACAAAGAGGATTGGACTAATTCAGTGGCTATGGCGAATGATGTCATTAACAGTGGTAAATATTCTCTGGTAAGCAATGCGAATTATGCCAAAATTTTCAGTACTGATCATAGCGCTGAAACAATCTTCGAAATTGACATGAACCCTACTGATAACAATGGCAGCGGTTCCCTTGCAGGTAATTATTTAGCTACAGGATATGCCGAATACTTACCATCCATGGATCTGGTAAATCTTATTCCCAATGGTGATGTTCGCAAAACATTGTTCAAAGAAGATACTAAACTTGGTGGTGGGGATTTTGGCTGGTTAAGGGTTAATAAATATAGCAATGCTTTAGGTTATGACAATACTCCTGTAATTCGACTCTCAGAAGTTTATCTTAACCGAGCTGAGGCCAACTATCATTTGAATAATGCAAGTGCTGCTCAGGCTGATGTGAATCTTATTCGTAAGAGAGGTTTACCAACTGCCGCCAGTGTAACGGCAACAGGGGCTGCACTTCTAGAAGAAATATTACTTGAAAGAAGAATTGAGCTCTCATTCGAAGGTCATAGATTATGGGATTTAACCAGAAATAAAAAGGGAGTTTTCAGAAATAATTGCACATCAACAACGTGTTCTGTTCCTTATCCTGATAATCGTTTCGTTTTAGCAATTGGTAAATTTGAGATTGATGCTAATGAGAATATTATTCAAAATCCAGGTTACTAGATATTTGGTTCATAAATAGTGGTAATAATTGGGGAGGTTAGTAGAAAAGTCCCGCTTTTAGCGGGACTTTTAAATCCTAAAGTTAGTTAAGAAAATTTTATGTTTTATAGGTGTAAATTATGATAACAAAAAATGAACAATTTTCCATTAAATTCTTAACTTTAAAACCAATTTCTTAGCTAATGAAGATTAATATCAAAACCACTTGTCAAGAAATGAATTATTGTTCTGATAATTTGTGATATTGCAGTACAACAACCATCAAGAGTTATGACAGAAAATATAGTTGCAGAAAACTTAAGACCATTTTTATCCATCGCCAAAATGATTGGATCTAGTTTCGGAAGAAATTGTGAAGTTATCCTTCATGATCTCTCAATTCCACAAAAATCAGTTGTTTTTGTTGTAAATGGGCATGTTACTGGACGTAAAGTTGGTCAACCTTTTGATCACCTTTTAAGTATTGTGTTGTCTTCCAAAGATTTTAAAGATGACTATTTAGCAAATTATCAAACTGTCGCTAAAGATGGTAGGTTGATCAAATCTTCTACCGTCTTAATTCGAGATGCTAAGAATTACTTAATTGGAGCTCTATGTATAAATTACGATATTTCAATGGCACAACCGATTCAAAATTTTATCAATGATTTTGTTTCAACCAATACAACTGTAAAAAGAGAATCTGCATTAGCTGAAAGAATTCCTGAATCCTTTGATAACGAACCAGAATCGTCTGATAATATTACTGAGACTACCAACGATTTAATCAGAAGAATTATTGGGAACGTTGATATAAAAAGCATGAAGCGGAAGGCAAGAGTTTCACTCATACAGTTTATGGAAGAAAAGGGAGTCTTTCTGATAAAAGGGTCAATTGATACGGTTGCAGAAATGATGCAAATATCAAAAGTTACGGTTTACAGCTATCTCGATGTTCTAAAAAAACAGAAGCTTAATAAATAAAAACAACAAAACAATCATGATATCGAAGAAACTATTATTTATAATAGGGCTAATGTTGTGCATTAACACATCAATGAATGCCCAAAAGAAAACTTTTCATACTTCAAAAGCACCTGCACCGAAAGCCGGAAGTATGTTTATATTCCCTGAGCGGATAATCCTTAAAGATGGGGGATTTTATAATGCAGAACGGGCAACAATGTTTGTTCCATTAAATCGATCAGTAAAAAACAGCGATGTTATATCTTTGGATGTTTATCGCTTTAAAGCATCGGGAAAGGCAAATCCAAATACACCTCCCATTTTTTATCTTCATGGAGGGCCTAGCTTTGAGGGCTTGGAAGATCAGTTAAAAGAGATTGGAAATTTTGAGAAAAATTGGCAATTCATGCTGGATGTTGCTGACGTTGTAATTGTTAGTCAACGAGGAATTGGCCCTTCAAAACCTACTACAACAATTGAAACCACTCAGGAAACTTTTCCGCCAGATGTTGCCTATAACAACGAGCAGGCAATTGAAAGTCTGCAAAAATTATTGGCAAAGGAAAGAAAGGAATGGGAAGATTTAGGGCTCGACCTTAAAGGTTTCACAGTGCTTGAAGCTGCTGAAGATGTAAATGATGTGCGAAAAGCTTTTGGATATGACAAGATTACCATATGGGGCGGAAGTTTCGGATCACATTGGGGAATGTCATTGATGCGTTTACATCCTGAAATTATTGAACGTGCCATTCTTAGAGGTATGGAAGGGCCTGATCACACTTATGATCACCCAGGACACACATGGAATGTCTATAAAAGAATGGCAGAAGAAGCAGAGAATTCACCAGAACTGCAAGGACTCATTCCTGAAGGCGGGCTTATTGCCGCAGTCGAAACAATTGTCAAAAGACTTGAAAACAAACCCATTACAGTCGAAGTTAAAGACCCTAAAACCGGCAATGTTCAAAATGTTTTATTTGATGCCCATTCAGCCAGGCAACTTTCAAGAGGATATTCAAATAGCCTGGAATCATGGCCGGCCGACATTATAACCCTCTATAATGGAGACTTTACAAAAGCCGCAGAAAATGTGATTAAAAAGTATAAAAATAGCGAGCGCACTTTCAAAACTGCAAGTTATTATGTGCTTGATTGCGGATCAGGAATAACTGCAGAGCGACTTGAAGAACATTTGGCAGACCCTGCTACTCAAATTCTTGAAACCGGATGGGGTTACATCAATGGTTGTCCATGTTGGGACAGTGATTTAGGCGATGATTTCCGTAAAAATTTTGAAACAGATATTCCAACAGTAATTGTTCAGGGTACATGGGATAGAAGCACTCCTTATGAAAATGCACTCGAATTAGTTCCTTACTTTAAAGACTCTAAATTTATTCCTTTTAAAAGAGGACCTCATGGTGCAATAAAAGTTGCGTTGCAAGTTTCAGAGGATTTTAAAAAAGGCATACTTAGATTTGTGGAAAGTGGTGACCGTTCTGAATTACCCGATAAAGTGGAACTACCAACTCTCAAATGGACAGTGCCCCAAATTAAATAATATGGCTAATAATTACGCCCCGAAGAATTAACTCTAGGAGCCATTTACTAACACATTTAATTAATAAAAATGAGACAATATAATACGAATGGATTATTCCCAGCTAAGTTATTAAAAGAAATCAGAAATCAGTTTGTTTATGTTGATTGGGATCCATATACAGGCAAACGCATATTTTTTGAAGCTGCTTCTGGTTCTTGCCGGCCAAAAGGAGTTGTTGAAGCAATGGCTAAAGAAACTGCCCTGCCCGACCAGCAAGGAAGGCTTAATCCAGGTGCAGCTCATTCAGACGAGATTACGGCTAAAGGAATTGCAGACCTGATGACTTTTTTTGGTGCAAAATCAGGCCAGACAATACCTGGCTGGAGCAGCAGTCATGTTATTTACAGAATTACGGATGCTGTGTTATCATCAGTTCCCGGAACAAATGTAGTCACAACAGGTCTCGACCACGCTTCGGTAAGAAGTGCATTAACCCAATTTGCAGAAAAATACCATAAGGAAGAACGCATCGCAGAACCCGATTTAGAAACTGGTTCTGTTAAGATTTCAAATATTTTAAGTAAAATTGACAAAAACACTTGTTTTCTGGTCGTTACCCACTTATCAAATGTTACAGGCGAAATATATGATGTAAAAACCATTGTTGAAGAGGCAAGAAAAATTAAACCTGATTTATTTATCATGGTTGACGGTGTTCAATACACACCATCAGGACTTGTTGATGTTGAAGATATTGGAGCTGATGCTTACGTTATGGCTCCTTATAAAAATTATGGCGTTAAAGGCTGTGGTTACGCCCATGCTTCAGACAGGTTAGCAAATCTGCCCCACTGGAAATACATTTTTAAACCATCAAATAGCTGGGATTTAGGCGGAGTTGAACACCAATCATATGCAGCCTGGTCGGCTGTTGTCGATTATTTATGCTGGCTTGGGAGCTTTTTTAACAGCTCTCTCGACAGAAGAGAACTTGTCGTAACGGCAATGAACAGAATTAAAGCCCATCAGGAAGGCCTTTTATCAATCTTGCTTAAAGGAACCGATGAAACTCCCGGATTTGATCAAATGGAAAAAGTTACAGTTTATGGAATGGGAGATGATCTAACAAAACAATCGTTGCTAGTCGGATTTAATATTGAAGGTATCGAATCTGAAAGAGTTTGTGAATTATATAAAGAAAAACAACTCAGGCTTCATGCCCCCGGGCATGATCCATTCTTTGCAGCCATGTTAAAACAACTCGGGATTTCAAGTTTTGTAAGACTCTCAGGCTCTCACTATAATTCGCCAGAAGAGATTGAAATTTTTCTGAAAGCGACTGCTTCTATCATTAATTAGATTATTTAAATCGATGATTGTTATTAAAAATATTTTTTCAGAATACGAAAGTAGCTAAAATGAAAAATTCCAATAGTTTGTTTTGTAATTATAAAGTTAAGTTAATTTTAAAAATGAGTGTGATGATTATCACACTCATTTTTTCTATGGTAAAAGAAGCAAATGCTCAAAATCAGAATAATATTAATTCTGAAATGATTAAAAACCTGGAATGGTCAAATATTGGCCCCAAACGTGGAGGCAGGTCCATTGCAGTGGCAGGAAGTTCTATACGCCCTTATGAATATTATTTTGGAGCAACCGGAGGCGGATTATGGAAAACAACTGATGGAGGAAATAGTTGGGATCCGATAACCGATGGACAATTAAAAAGTTCTTCAGTAGGTGCAGTGGCAGTTTCACAATCAAATCCCGACATAGTTTATATTGGGATGGGAGAATCTCAATTGCGACAAAACGTATTGCAAGGCGATGGGGTTTATCGTTCAACAGATGCCGGTAAAAGCTGGAATCATATTGGATTAGAAGAGACTCAGGCTATCAGTAGAATCCGAATTCATCCGAACGATCCAAACAGGGTATATGTTGCCGCATTGGGTCATCCATTTGCTTCAAACATGGAAAGAGGAATCTTTAGGACAAAGGATGGTGGTATATCATGGGATCAAATATTGTATAAAAATGATCAGACTGGAGCAATAGATCTTGTACTTGACCCGAACAATCCGGAAATTATGTATGCTACTCTTTGGGAAGTATATAGAAAGCCTTGGATTTTGTGGAGTGGTGGTTCTGGATCAGGCCTCTATAAATCAGTTGATGGTGGAGATAATTGGACAGAAATTACAAGAAATCCTGGATTACCAGAAGGTATTTGGGGGAAAAGTACGGTTACACTTTCTGGCGCTGATTCGAAAAGAATTTATGTAAACATTGAAGCTGAAAATGGAGGATTATACAGATCGGATGACGGTGGAATAACTTTTGCTTTGATAAACAATCATAGAGATTTATGGCAACGTGCTTTCTACTTTTTAAGAATTCAGGCAGATCCAAATGATCGTGATGTAATTTATATTCTAAGTTTTAAATTAATCAAATCTGTGGATGGTGGTAAATCTTTCAAATATTTACCTGAAACACATGTAGACCATCATGACTTATGGATAGACCCTCTTAATCCTGAGCGAATGATTAACGGGAATGATGGAGGTGGAGTAGTGTCAGTTAATGGTGGACAAACCTGGACTCATATGAGATATCCAACGGCACAGATTTACCGTTTAAGTGTTACCAATGATTTCCCATATCATGTTGCAGGAGGCCAGCAGGATAATTCTACAGTAGTCGTACCATCTGATGGAGGCTACCTTAGAAATGAAAGATTAGAACCCGGAGAAATGATGTATGCTGCAGGTGGTGGTGAAAATGGCTATGTTGTGCAGCATCCAACTAAACTTAATATTTTTTATTCAGGCAGAACCAATGCTTTGGATAGGTATGACCGAAATACTGGTTTAGTAACAGATATTCAGCCATTTCCAAGAATCGTAATGGGAGAAGCTGCAGAAGTTATGCCCGAAAGATGGAATTGGAATTATCCAATTGCTGTAACCGATTTAGAGCCTGATGCCATTTATGTCGGCTCTCAATATTTATGGAAATCATCAGATCAAGGTCAAAATTGGAAAAAAATTAGTCCCGATTTAACCCGGGCTGATCGAAGTACAATGGGTAATTCAGGAGGTCCAATTGTTCTTGATCAGGATGGACCAGAGATTTATGCCACTATTTACACCATCGAACCATCCCCGCATAATGCAAATACAATTTGGGTAGGTTCTGATGATGGATTGATTCATTTGACCCGCGACGGTGGGAAAAAATGGTCAAATGTTACACCTTCTGATTTGCCAATAAATAGTAAGGTCAGCTCAATCGAATCATCCCCTCATAATCCGGCAGTTGCTTATGTAACAGCAAGAAGGTATGAAATGGGTGACAGAAGACCCTATGTATGGAAAACCGAAGATTTTGGACTTACCTGGAATAAAATTGTCGATGGCATAGATGAAAATGATTTTGGACATTCAATATGTGAAGATCCAATAAAAGAAGGGCTATTATTTTTGGGTACTGAACATGGAGTTTATGTTTCATTTAATAGTGGGATGAATTGGCAAAGCTTTGCAAATAATTTACCTAATACTCCGGTAATGGGTATTGCTATAAAACAAAATGATTTGGTAATAGCAACGCATGGACGCTCATTTTGGAAAATGGAAAACATTGAATTGCTTCGTCAGATTTCAACTTCAGATATTTTTGAAAAAGAATTCCATTTATTCAAACCTACAAATGCCATCAGACGTGCAGTTCCTGTAACCATCGATTTTTATGCAAAGCATAAAGACCGTGAGGTAAAACTTGAGATTGTTGATACAGATGGAAACTTGGTGATTCAGTTATTCAATAAAAAAATTCAAAATCCGGGGATGTATAGATTTATTTGGAATCTCAGATATGAAGGTGCAACCTCATTTCCAAATATTATTCT
Encoded proteins:
- a CDS encoding helix-turn-helix transcriptional regulator; the protein is MTENIVAENLRPFLSIAKMIGSSFGRNCEVILHDLSIPQKSVVFVVNGHVTGRKVGQPFDHLLSIVLSSKDFKDDYLANYQTVAKDGRLIKSSTVLIRDAKNYLIGALCINYDISMAQPIQNFINDFVSTNTTVKRESALAERIPESFDNEPESSDNITETTNDLIRRIIGNVDIKSMKRKARVSLIQFMEEKGVFLIKGSIDTVAEMMQISKVTVYSYLDVLKKQKLNK
- a CDS encoding aminotransferase class V-fold PLP-dependent enzyme, with product MRQYNTNGLFPAKLLKEIRNQFVYVDWDPYTGKRIFFEAASGSCRPKGVVEAMAKETALPDQQGRLNPGAAHSDEITAKGIADLMTFFGAKSGQTIPGWSSSHVIYRITDAVLSSVPGTNVVTTGLDHASVRSALTQFAEKYHKEERIAEPDLETGSVKISNILSKIDKNTCFLVVTHLSNVTGEIYDVKTIVEEARKIKPDLFIMVDGVQYTPSGLVDVEDIGADAYVMAPYKNYGVKGCGYAHASDRLANLPHWKYIFKPSNSWDLGGVEHQSYAAWSAVVDYLCWLGSFFNSSLDRRELVVTAMNRIKAHQEGLLSILLKGTDETPGFDQMEKVTVYGMGDDLTKQSLLVGFNIEGIESERVCELYKEKQLRLHAPGHDPFFAAMLKQLGISSFVRLSGSHYNSPEEIEIFLKATASIIN
- a CDS encoding glycosyl hydrolase; the encoded protein is MKNSNSLFCNYKVKLILKMSVMIITLIFSMVKEANAQNQNNINSEMIKNLEWSNIGPKRGGRSIAVAGSSIRPYEYYFGATGGGLWKTTDGGNSWDPITDGQLKSSSVGAVAVSQSNPDIVYIGMGESQLRQNVLQGDGVYRSTDAGKSWNHIGLEETQAISRIRIHPNDPNRVYVAALGHPFASNMERGIFRTKDGGISWDQILYKNDQTGAIDLVLDPNNPEIMYATLWEVYRKPWILWSGGSGSGLYKSVDGGDNWTEITRNPGLPEGIWGKSTVTLSGADSKRIYVNIEAENGGLYRSDDGGITFALINNHRDLWQRAFYFLRIQADPNDRDVIYILSFKLIKSVDGGKSFKYLPETHVDHHDLWIDPLNPERMINGNDGGGVVSVNGGQTWTHMRYPTAQIYRLSVTNDFPYHVAGGQQDNSTVVVPSDGGYLRNERLEPGEMMYAAGGGENGYVVQHPTKLNIFYSGRTNALDRYDRNTGLVTDIQPFPRIVMGEAAEVMPERWNWNYPIAVTDLEPDAIYVGSQYLWKSSDQGQNWKKISPDLTRADRSTMGNSGGPIVLDQDGPEIYATIYTIEPSPHNANTIWVGSDDGLIHLTRDGGKKWSNVTPSDLPINSKVSSIESSPHNPAVAYVTARRYEMGDRRPYVWKTEDFGLTWNKIVDGIDENDFGHSICEDPIKEGLLFLGTEHGVYVSFNSGMNWQSFANNLPNTPVMGIAIKQNDLVIATHGRSFWKMENIELLRQISTSDIFEKEFHLFKPTNAIRRAVPVTIDFYAKHKDREVKLEIVDTDGNLVIQLFNKKIQNPGMYRFIWNLRYEGATSFPNIILEGGNPRRGPWAPPGNYSVKLTLNKEVQIQNIKVEKDPRLIEVSNEDLKAQFDLAMKIKNCESAANEGVILYRKLKNELENRLNLSKNKSLHKEANLFIQQITKIADNLYQLKNQSPKDKIANPIRLNDRLTGLRSHLEEGDMKPTLSYLRVYEQLSAELKIHLDELEGLLNNDLPALNKRLKHLNLETIKL
- a CDS encoding alpha/beta hydrolase, which encodes MNAQKKTFHTSKAPAPKAGSMFIFPERIILKDGGFYNAERATMFVPLNRSVKNSDVISLDVYRFKASGKANPNTPPIFYLHGGPSFEGLEDQLKEIGNFEKNWQFMLDVADVVIVSQRGIGPSKPTTTIETTQETFPPDVAYNNEQAIESLQKLLAKERKEWEDLGLDLKGFTVLEAAEDVNDVRKAFGYDKITIWGGSFGSHWGMSLMRLHPEIIERAILRGMEGPDHTYDHPGHTWNVYKRMAEEAENSPELQGLIPEGGLIAAVETIVKRLENKPITVEVKDPKTGNVQNVLFDAHSARQLSRGYSNSLESWPADIITLYNGDFTKAAENVIKKYKNSERTFKTASYYVLDCGSGITAERLEEHLADPATQILETGWGYINGCPCWDSDLGDDFRKNFETDIPTVIVQGTWDRSTPYENALELVPYFKDSKFIPFKRGPHGAIKVALQVSEDFKKGILRFVESGDRSELPDKVELPTLKWTVPQIK